A genomic window from Lycium barbarum isolate Lr01 chromosome 4, ASM1917538v2, whole genome shotgun sequence includes:
- the LOC132635300 gene encoding 28 kDa ribonucleoprotein, chloroplastic: MAAIEAVASSIFSSPPTSYKFPLLPSSSIRLQNSTHTPTLSLKSILCPHPIPSRKQEWSQLHCSTVEVTEEVTVQEEKTQKSNERRKLFVLNLPWSLTVPDIKTLFAEYGIVDDVEIIKTKDGKSRGFAFVTMSTGEEAQAAIDKLDSYELSGRIIRVEFAKRFKKPPGAPPPTTPPRGETRHKLYVSNLAWKVRSTQLREFFSTNHNPVSTRVIFDNASGRAAGYGFVSFDTKEEAEAALSALDGKELMGRPIRLKFSERDADGSENKEETPTQENPEEP; the protein is encoded by the exons ATGGCTGCAATTGAAGCAGTAGCATCCTCTATTTTCTCTTCTCCCCCAACTTCCTACAAATTCCCATTGCTTCCCAGTTCTTCAATTAGACTTCAAAATTCCACACATACCCCTACTCTTTCTCTCAAATCCATTCTATGTCCCCATCCTATTCCTTCAAGAAAACAAGAATGGTCCCAACTTCACTGCTCAACAGTTGAAGTCACTGAGGAAGTAACAGTCCAAGAAGAAAAAACCCAAAAAAGTAATGAAAGAAGAAAGCTTTTTGTTCTAAACTTACCATGGTCTTTAACTGTTCCTGATATCAAGACCCTCTTTGCtgaatatggaattgttgatgatgTTGAG ATTATAAAGACCAAAGATGGAAAGAGTAGAGGCTTTGCCTTTGTGACAATGTCTACTGGAGAAGAAGCTCAGGCTGCTATTGACAAATTGGATTCTTAT GAATTATCAGGAAGGATCATAAGGGTAGAATTTGCGAAGCGATTTAAGAAACCTCCAGGAGCTCCTCCTCCTACAACTCCTCCTCGAGGGGAAACACGACATAAACTTTATGTTTCTAATCTTGCATGGAAAGTGAGGTCTACCCAACTGAGAGAATTCTTCTCCACAAACCACAATCCAGTTTCAACTAGGGTTATTTTTGACAATGCTTCAGGAAGAGCTGCTGGGTATGGTTTCGTATCATTTGACACAAAAGAAGAAGCAGAGGCTGCACTATCTGCTTTAGATGGAAAG GAACTGATGGGCCGGCCAATTCGCTTGAAATTCAGTGAAAGGGATGCTGATGGATCTGAAAATAAGGAAGAAACACCAACTCAGGAAAATCCCGAAGAGCCATAG
- the LOC132635298 gene encoding protein TORNADO 2: MALSNNVIGCINFVAMLLSIPVIGAGIWLAMETDNSCVKILQWPVIILGVLILVVALAGFIGGFWRIPALLIFYLIAMLILIILLACLVVFIYMVTIRGSGHMEPSRTYLEYHLEDYSGWLRRRVQSPYKWDRIRSCLSSTTMCAQLNQSYKMAQDFFNAPLSPMQSGCCKPPTQCGYTFVNPTYWISPINNAADMDCLNWNNDQTQLCYSCDSCKAGLLANLKKEWRRADIILLITLVGLIWVYLIGCCAFRNAKTEDIFRKYKQGYADTN, from the exons ATGGCACTAAGTAATAATGTCATAGGGTGCATTAACTTTGTAGCCATGCTTCTTTCAATTCCAGTAATCGGTGCTGGAATTTGGCTAGCAATGGAAACTGACAACTCTTGTGTCAAGATTCTACAGTGGCCAGTTATTATATTAGGAGTTCTCATTTTGGTTGTAGCACTTGCTGGTTTTATTGGAGGGTTTTGGAGAATTCCAGCACTTTTAATTTTCTACCTCATAGCTATGCTTATTCTCATAATTTTGCTAGCCTGTTTGGTAGTTTTTATTTACATGGTCACTATTAGAGGTTCTGGCCATATGGAACCAAGCAGGACATATTTGGAATATCATCTTGAAGACTATTCTGGCTGGCTTAGAAGGAGAGTTCAAAGTCCTTACAAGTGGGATAGAATTAGAAGTTGTCTTAGCTCCACAACAATGTGTGCTCAATTGAATCAGAGCTATAAAATGGCTCAAGATTTCTTTAATGCCCCTCTTAGCCCTATGCAg tCAGGGTGTTGTAAGCCACCAACACAATGTGGCTACACATTTGTGAACCCAACATATTGGATTAGCCCTATAAACAATGCAGCAGACATGGATTGCTTGAATTGGAACAATGACCAAACACAACTTTGCTACTCTTGTGATTCTTGCAAAGCTGGATTGTTGGCTAATTTGAAGAAAGAATGGAGAAGGGCAGATATTATTCTTCTCATTACTCTTGTTGGATTAATTTGGGTTTATTTGATTGGGTGTTGTGCTTTTAGAAATGCCAAAACGGAAGACATATTCCGTAAGTACAAGCAAGGTTATGCTGATACTAATTAG
- the LOC132635299 gene encoding RING-H2 finger protein ATL52-like: protein MVPVNSSITWAPHMSTRDCSQGFCSLYCPQWCYIIFPPPPPFDFPADDDDSGPNLSPLVIGIMGILVSAFLLVSYYVIMSKCCGHRIALRRRDNHLNDSELEDNDPSNHEAWHVNNTGLDESLIRSIRVFKYKKGSGLAEGTDCSVCLSEFQEDESLRLLPKCSHAFHVMCIDTWLKSHSNCPLCRANIVFVNASPPPLPHQVIEVIEAPLMNERTSENQPENDIEMGVREEDEEEVAESRVPPKRLITENMNLQIRRSVSMDQVSRGVLSIADILKIDHDEDIGTSKQEVGEAEGSTLPHCVSCPMGMKRSFSSGRFMFPKRGRGQNMIIPLRDS, encoded by the coding sequence ATGGTACCTGTAAATAGTTCAATAACTTGGGCACCACATATGAGCACAAGGGATTGTTCTCAAGGATTCTGCAGTTTATACTGCCCACAATGGTGTTATATAATTTTCCCACCTCCACCTCCATTCGACTTCCCagctgatgatgatgattctggtCCAAATTTATCTCCTCTAGTTATCGGCATCATGGGAATTCTTGTCAGTGCTTTCCTTCTAGTTAGCTACTATGTCATAATGTCGAAGTGTTGCGGCCACAGGATTGCTTTGAGAAGAAGGGATAATCATCTTAATGATTCGGAACTAGAAGATAATGACCCTTCAAATCATGAGGCATGGCATGTGAACAATACAGGTTTAGACGAGTCTCTTATCAGGTCGATTAGGGTGTTTAAGTACAAGAAAGGAAGTGGATTAGCCGAGGGAACGGATTGTTCTGTTTGTTTGAGTGAATTTCAAGAAGATGAAAGCCTGAGACTTTTACCAAAATGCAGCCATGCTTTTCATGTTATGTGCATCGATACGTGGCTTAAATCTCACTCCAATTGCCCTTTATGTCGCGCTAATATAGTGTTTGTAAATGCCTCACCACCTCCATTACCTCATCAAGTTATTGAAGTTATCGAAGCTCCTCTGATGAACGAAAGAACCTCCGAAAACCAACCTGAAAACGATATAGAAATGGGGGTCAGAgaggaagatgaagaagaagttgCAGAAAGTAGAGTACCCCCCAAGAGGCTAATaacagaaaatatgaatctacAAATTAGAAGATCAGTATCGATGGACCAAGTATCACGAGGCGTTTTATCTATAGCTGATATACTAAAGATTGATCACGACGAAGATATTGGAACATCAAAACAAGAAGTAGGGGAAGCAGAAGGAAGCACATTACCACATTGTGTCTCATGTCCTATGGGGATGAAGAGATCTTTTTCCAGTGGGAGATTCATGTTTCCTAAACGTGGAAGAGGACAAAACATGATCATCCCATTGAGAGATTCTTGA